In Rutidosis leptorrhynchoides isolate AG116_Rl617_1_P2 chromosome 2, CSIRO_AGI_Rlap_v1, whole genome shotgun sequence, one genomic interval encodes:
- the LOC139889805 gene encoding uncharacterized mitochondrial protein AtMg00810-like: MKDLRRLKYFLGIEVLRSQLGIFICKKKYILNLLGETWIIDCKPAETPMIPNQKLYMKNEADLADKGQYYRIVGKLIYLSHTQPDIAHAVGVVSQLMHQPQVHQMEAAMRIIRYLRKITGYGINV; encoded by the coding sequence atgaaagacttaagAAGACTTAAATACTTCTTGGGGATTGAAGTACTACGATCCCAACTAGGAATATTTATCTGTAAAAAGAAATATATTCTTAATTTACTTGGAGAAACATGGATTATCGATTGTAAACCAGCCGAGACTCCAATGATCCCGAACCAAAAATTGTATATGAAAAATGAAGCTGATCTAGCTGATAAAGGGCAATATTATAGAATCGTAGGAAAACTCATCTACCTTTCCCACACTCAAcccgatatagcacatgcagtgggagtagtaaGTCAGTTGATGCATCAACCGCAGGTTCACCAAATGGAAGCTGCAATGAGGATTATCAGATATCTAAGGAAAATAACTGGATATGGAATTAATGTTTAA